Proteins encoded by one window of Aphidius gifuensis isolate YNYX2018 linkage group LG2, ASM1490517v1, whole genome shotgun sequence:
- the LOC122848951 gene encoding AP-1 complex subunit gamma-1 isoform X6: protein MNASESGFNPAFNMASIKQAFNEAVERVRMPAPTRLRDVIRQIRAARTAHEERTVVNKECAYIRSTFREEDSVWRCRNIAKLLYIHMLGYPAHFGQLECLKLIASPRFTDKRIGYLGAMLLLDERQDVHLLITNCLKNDLNSSTQFVIGLALCTLGAIASPGMARDLAAEVERLMKSPNAYIRKKAALCAFRIIKRVPELMEMFLPATRSLLTEKNHGVLITGVTLITEMCENSVDTLNHFKKIVPNLVRILKNLILAGYSPEHDVSGVSDPFLQVKILRLLRILGKNDIESSEAMNDILAQVATNTETSKNVGNTILYETVLSIMDIKSESGLRVLAINILGRFLLNNDKNIRYVALNTLLKTVFIDTSAVQRHRSTILECLKDPDVSIRRRAMELSFSLINTSNIRNMIKELLLFLEKADPEFKAQCSSNIVMSAERYSPTKRWHLETLFKVLVAAGNYVRDDVVACTIQLISETQAQQSYAVYALWQALENDTFDKQPLTQVATWCIGEYGDLLLYGTPPDDIDKRPINLTEDDVIDVYQKLLWSTQNTIVTKQYTLLSLTKLSTRFQQGNDSSNFYRKIRQIIDTFGSNLNIELQQRGTEFSQLFRKYDNLRSALLERMPPMETAKPQANGIIGMINGDQDNNIEDDKQPQIESQPQQQQLPNTNALLDLLGTTDLNTSTTSTIINNNSNIINTSNSNDLLDLLGGLDLGITNDNNNTGQIQTPQLFQSTGNNQLDGLLNTNIIKNESINNMTVLDKSGLKITFRLEKPAETPNTLEVNMLAVNLNDITLTDFLFQAAVPRIFQLQVLPPSSNIILPSGQVTQVLKVSNLSNISALRMRLRISYNGDSGPVLEQTEVNNFPNIDSQ from the exons ATGAATGCCTCAGAGTCTgg gTTTAACCCAGCCTTTAATATGGCCTCCATAAAGCAGGCATTTAATGAAGCTGTTGAACGAG TGAGAATGCCAGCTCCAACAAGATTACGTGATGTTATTCGACAAATACGTGCTGCAAGAACAGCACATGAGGAACGTACTGTTGTCAATAAAGAATGTGCCTATATAAGGTCAACATTTAGAGAAGAAGACAGTGTATGGAGATGCAGaaatattgcaaaattattatacattcaTATGCTTgg ttaTCCAGCTCATTTTGGTCAACTTGAATGTTTAAAGCTAATAGCATCACCAAGATTTACTGATAAACGTATTGGTTATCTTGGTGCAATGTTGTTACTTGATGAACGACAAGAtgtacatttattaataacaaattgtttaaaaaatgatttaaatagtTCAACACAATTTGTAATTGGTCTTGCATTATGTACACTTGGTGCAATAGCATCACCAGGTATGGCACGTGATTTAGCTGCTGAAGTTGAAAGATTAATGAAATCACCAAATGcatatattagaaaaaaagcAGCATTATGTGCATTTCGTATTATAAAACGTGTACCAGAATTAATGGAAATGTTTTTACCAGCAACAAGAAGTTtattaactgaaaaaaatcatGGTGTATTAATAACTGGTGTAACATTAATAACTGAAATGTGTGAAAATAGTGTTGATacattaaatcattttaaaaaaattgtaccaAATTTGGTacgtatattaaaaaatttaatattagctGGTTATTCACCAGAGCATGATGTATCTGGTGTATCTGATCCatttttacaagttaaaaTATTACGTTTATTACGTATACTTggtaaaaatgatattgaatCATCAGAAGCAATGAATGATATATTAGCACAAGTTGCAACAAATACTGAAACAAGTAAAAATGTTGgtaatacaatattatatgAAACAGTATTATCAATAATGGATATTAAATCAGAAAGTGGTTTACGTGTATTAGCAATAAATATACTTGgacgttttttattaaataatgataaaaatatacgtTATGTTGCACTTAATACATTACTTAAAACAGTATTTATTGATACAAGTGCTGTACAAAGACATCGTTCAACAATATTAGAATGTTTAAAAGATCCAGATGTATCAATACGTAGACGTGCTATGGAATTaagtttttcattaataaatacaagtaATATACGTAATATGattaaagaattattattatttttagaaaaagcTGATCCTGAATTTAAAGCACAATGTAGCTCAAATATTGTTATGTCTGCTGAAAGATATTCACCAACAAAACGTTGGCATTTAGAAACATTATTTAAAGTACTTGTTGCTGCTGGTAATTATGTTAGAGATGATGTTGTTGCATGTACAATACAACTTATATCAGAAACACAAGCACAACAATCATATGCTGTTTATGCATTATGGCAAGCACTTGAAAATGATACATTTGATAAACAACCATTAACACAAGTTGCAACATGGTGTATTGGTGAATAtggtgatttattattatatggtaCACCACCAGATGACATTGATAAAAGACCAATTAATTTAACTGAAGATGATGTTATTgatgtttatcaaaaattattatggagTACACAAAATACTATTGTTACTAAACAATATACTTTGCTATCATTAACCAAATTAAGTACAAGATTTCAACAAGGCAATGA ttcatcaaatttttacagaaaaatacgtcaaataattgatacatttggaagtaatttaaatattgaattacaaCAACGTGGAACTGaattttcacaattatttcgtaaatatgataatttaagaTCAGCATTATTAGAAAGAATGCCACCAATGGAAACAGCTAAACCACAAGCAAATGGTATTATTGGAATGATAAATGGTGATCAAGATAATAACATTGAAGATGATAAACAACCACAAATTGAATcacaaccacaacaacaacaattaccaAATACAAATGCATTATTAGATTTACTTGGTACAACTGATttaaatacatcaacaacatctacaataataaataataatagtaatattataaatacatcaaATAGTAATGATTTACTTGATTTATTGGGTGGTCTTGATCTTGGtataacaaatgataataataatactggaCAAATTCAAACACcacaattatttcaatcaaCTGGTAATAATCAATTGGATGGTttgttaaatacaaatattattaaaaatgaatcaataaataatatgactGTACTTGACAAGTCtggattaaaaataacatttagaCTTGAAAAACCAGCTGAAACACCAAATACATTGGAAGTCAATATGTTGGcagttaatttaaatgatataacattaactgattttttatttcaagctGCTGTTCCAAGA aTATTTCAATTACAAGTATTGCCACCTTCGAGCAATATTATATTACCATCTGGACAAGTAACACAAGTActaaaagtatcaaatttatcaaatatatctGCATTAAGAATGCGTTTACGTATATCATATAATGGTGATTCTGGTCCAGTTCTTGAACAAACTgaagttaataattttccaaatattgacTCTCAGTga
- the LOC122848951 gene encoding AP-1 complex subunit gamma-1 isoform X7 has protein sequence MNASESGFNPAFNMASIKQAFNEAVERVRMPAPTRLRDVIRQIRAARTAHEERTVVNKECAYIRSTFREEDSVWRCRNIAKLLYIHMLGYPAHFGQLECLKLIASPRFTDKRIGYLGAMLLLDERQDVHLLITNCLKNDLNSSTQFVIGLALCTLGAIASPGMARDLAAEVERLMKSPNAYIRKKAALCAFRIIKRVPELMEMFLPATRSLLTEKNHGVLITGVTLITEMCENSVDTLNHFKKIVPNLVRILKNLILAGYSPEHDVSGVSDPFLQVKILRLLRILGKNDIESSEAMNDILAQVATNTETSKNVGNTILYETVLSIMDIKSESGLRVLAINILGRFLLNNDKNIRYVALNTLLKTVFIDTSAVQRHRSTILECLKDPDVSIRRRAMELSFSLINTSNIRNMIKELLLFLEKADPEFKAQCSSNIVMSAERYSPTKRWHLETLFKVLVAAGNYVRDDVVACTIQLISETQAQQSYAVYALWQALENDTFDKQPLTQVATWCIGEYGDLLLYGTPPDDIDKRPINLTEDDVIDVYQKLLWSTQNTIVTKQYTLLSLTKLSTRFQQGNEKIRQIIDTFGSNLNIELQQRGTEFSQLFRKYDNLRSALLERMPPMETAKPQANGIIGMINGDQDNNIEDDKQPQIESQPQQQQLPNTNALLDLLGTTDLNTSTTSTIINNNSNIINTSNSNDLLDLLGGLDLGITNDNNNTGQIQTPQLFQSTGNNQLDGLLNTNIIKNESINNMTVLDKSGLKITFRLEKPAETPNTLEVNMLAVNLNDITLTDFLFQAAVPRIFQLQVLPPSSNIILPSGQVTQVLKVSNLSNISALRMRLRISYNGDSGPVLEQTEVNNFPNIDSQ, from the exons ATGAATGCCTCAGAGTCTgg gTTTAACCCAGCCTTTAATATGGCCTCCATAAAGCAGGCATTTAATGAAGCTGTTGAACGAG TGAGAATGCCAGCTCCAACAAGATTACGTGATGTTATTCGACAAATACGTGCTGCAAGAACAGCACATGAGGAACGTACTGTTGTCAATAAAGAATGTGCCTATATAAGGTCAACATTTAGAGAAGAAGACAGTGTATGGAGATGCAGaaatattgcaaaattattatacattcaTATGCTTgg ttaTCCAGCTCATTTTGGTCAACTTGAATGTTTAAAGCTAATAGCATCACCAAGATTTACTGATAAACGTATTGGTTATCTTGGTGCAATGTTGTTACTTGATGAACGACAAGAtgtacatttattaataacaaattgtttaaaaaatgatttaaatagtTCAACACAATTTGTAATTGGTCTTGCATTATGTACACTTGGTGCAATAGCATCACCAGGTATGGCACGTGATTTAGCTGCTGAAGTTGAAAGATTAATGAAATCACCAAATGcatatattagaaaaaaagcAGCATTATGTGCATTTCGTATTATAAAACGTGTACCAGAATTAATGGAAATGTTTTTACCAGCAACAAGAAGTTtattaactgaaaaaaatcatGGTGTATTAATAACTGGTGTAACATTAATAACTGAAATGTGTGAAAATAGTGTTGATacattaaatcattttaaaaaaattgtaccaAATTTGGTacgtatattaaaaaatttaatattagctGGTTATTCACCAGAGCATGATGTATCTGGTGTATCTGATCCatttttacaagttaaaaTATTACGTTTATTACGTATACTTggtaaaaatgatattgaatCATCAGAAGCAATGAATGATATATTAGCACAAGTTGCAACAAATACTGAAACAAGTAAAAATGTTGgtaatacaatattatatgAAACAGTATTATCAATAATGGATATTAAATCAGAAAGTGGTTTACGTGTATTAGCAATAAATATACTTGgacgttttttattaaataatgataaaaatatacgtTATGTTGCACTTAATACATTACTTAAAACAGTATTTATTGATACAAGTGCTGTACAAAGACATCGTTCAACAATATTAGAATGTTTAAAAGATCCAGATGTATCAATACGTAGACGTGCTATGGAATTaagtttttcattaataaatacaagtaATATACGTAATATGattaaagaattattattatttttagaaaaagcTGATCCTGAATTTAAAGCACAATGTAGCTCAAATATTGTTATGTCTGCTGAAAGATATTCACCAACAAAACGTTGGCATTTAGAAACATTATTTAAAGTACTTGTTGCTGCTGGTAATTATGTTAGAGATGATGTTGTTGCATGTACAATACAACTTATATCAGAAACACAAGCACAACAATCATATGCTGTTTATGCATTATGGCAAGCACTTGAAAATGATACATTTGATAAACAACCATTAACACAAGTTGCAACATGGTGTATTGGTGAATAtggtgatttattattatatggtaCACCACCAGATGACATTGATAAAAGACCAATTAATTTAACTGAAGATGATGTTATTgatgtttatcaaaaattattatggagTACACAAAATACTATTGTTACTAAACAATATACTTTGCTATCATTAACCAAATTAAGTACAAGATTTCAACAAGGCAATGA aaaaatacgtcaaataattgatacatttggaagtaatttaaatattgaattacaaCAACGTGGAACTGaattttcacaattatttcgtaaatatgataatttaagaTCAGCATTATTAGAAAGAATGCCACCAATGGAAACAGCTAAACCACAAGCAAATGGTATTATTGGAATGATAAATGGTGATCAAGATAATAACATTGAAGATGATAAACAACCACAAATTGAATcacaaccacaacaacaacaattaccaAATACAAATGCATTATTAGATTTACTTGGTACAACTGATttaaatacatcaacaacatctacaataataaataataatagtaatattataaatacatcaaATAGTAATGATTTACTTGATTTATTGGGTGGTCTTGATCTTGGtataacaaatgataataataatactggaCAAATTCAAACACcacaattatttcaatcaaCTGGTAATAATCAATTGGATGGTttgttaaatacaaatattattaaaaatgaatcaataaataatatgactGTACTTGACAAGTCtggattaaaaataacatttagaCTTGAAAAACCAGCTGAAACACCAAATACATTGGAAGTCAATATGTTGGcagttaatttaaatgatataacattaactgattttttatttcaagctGCTGTTCCAAGA aTATTTCAATTACAAGTATTGCCACCTTCGAGCAATATTATATTACCATCTGGACAAGTAACACAAGTActaaaagtatcaaatttatcaaatatatctGCATTAAGAATGCGTTTACGTATATCATATAATGGTGATTCTGGTCCAGTTCTTGAACAAACTgaagttaataattttccaaatattgacTCTCAGTga
- the LOC122848951 gene encoding AP-1 complex subunit gamma-1 isoform X5, whose amino-acid sequence MNASESGFNPAFNMASIKQAFNEAVERVSTVRMPAPTRLRDVIRQIRAARTAHEERTVVNKECAYIRSTFREEDSVWRCRNIAKLLYIHMLGYPAHFGQLECLKLIASPRFTDKRIGYLGAMLLLDERQDVHLLITNCLKNDLNSSTQFVIGLALCTLGAIASPGMARDLAAEVERLMKSPNAYIRKKAALCAFRIIKRVPELMEMFLPATRSLLTEKNHGVLITGVTLITEMCENSVDTLNHFKKIVPNLVRILKNLILAGYSPEHDVSGVSDPFLQVKILRLLRILGKNDIESSEAMNDILAQVATNTETSKNVGNTILYETVLSIMDIKSESGLRVLAINILGRFLLNNDKNIRYVALNTLLKTVFIDTSAVQRHRSTILECLKDPDVSIRRRAMELSFSLINTSNIRNMIKELLLFLEKADPEFKAQCSSNIVMSAERYSPTKRWHLETLFKVLVAAGNYVRDDVVACTIQLISETQAQQSYAVYALWQALENDTFDKQPLTQVATWCIGEYGDLLLYGTPPDDIDKRPINLTEDDVIDVYQKLLWSTQNTIVTKQYTLLSLTKLSTRFQQGNDSSNFYRKIRQIIDTFGSNLNIELQQRGTEFSQLFRKYDNLRSALLERMPPMETAKPQANGIIGMINGDQDNNIEDDKQPQIESQPQQQQLPNTNALLDLLGTTDLNTSTTSTIINNNSNIINTSNSNDLLDLLGGLDLGITNDNNNTGQIQTPQLFQSTGNNQLDGLLNTNIIKNESINNMTVLDKSGLKITFRLEKPAETPNTLEVNMLAVNLNDITLTDFLFQAAVPRIFQLQVLPPSSNIILPSGQVTQVLKVSNLSNISALRMRLRISYNGDSGPVLEQTEVNNFPNIDSQ is encoded by the exons ATGAATGCCTCAGAGTCTgg gTTTAACCCAGCCTTTAATATGGCCTCCATAAAGCAGGCATTTAATGAAGCTGTTGAACGAG tatcaaCAGTGAGAATGCCAGCTCCAACAAGATTACGTGATGTTATTCGACAAATACGTGCTGCAAGAACAGCACATGAGGAACGTACTGTTGTCAATAAAGAATGTGCCTATATAAGGTCAACATTTAGAGAAGAAGACAGTGTATGGAGATGCAGaaatattgcaaaattattatacattcaTATGCTTgg ttaTCCAGCTCATTTTGGTCAACTTGAATGTTTAAAGCTAATAGCATCACCAAGATTTACTGATAAACGTATTGGTTATCTTGGTGCAATGTTGTTACTTGATGAACGACAAGAtgtacatttattaataacaaattgtttaaaaaatgatttaaatagtTCAACACAATTTGTAATTGGTCTTGCATTATGTACACTTGGTGCAATAGCATCACCAGGTATGGCACGTGATTTAGCTGCTGAAGTTGAAAGATTAATGAAATCACCAAATGcatatattagaaaaaaagcAGCATTATGTGCATTTCGTATTATAAAACGTGTACCAGAATTAATGGAAATGTTTTTACCAGCAACAAGAAGTTtattaactgaaaaaaatcatGGTGTATTAATAACTGGTGTAACATTAATAACTGAAATGTGTGAAAATAGTGTTGATacattaaatcattttaaaaaaattgtaccaAATTTGGTacgtatattaaaaaatttaatattagctGGTTATTCACCAGAGCATGATGTATCTGGTGTATCTGATCCatttttacaagttaaaaTATTACGTTTATTACGTATACTTggtaaaaatgatattgaatCATCAGAAGCAATGAATGATATATTAGCACAAGTTGCAACAAATACTGAAACAAGTAAAAATGTTGgtaatacaatattatatgAAACAGTATTATCAATAATGGATATTAAATCAGAAAGTGGTTTACGTGTATTAGCAATAAATATACTTGgacgttttttattaaataatgataaaaatatacgtTATGTTGCACTTAATACATTACTTAAAACAGTATTTATTGATACAAGTGCTGTACAAAGACATCGTTCAACAATATTAGAATGTTTAAAAGATCCAGATGTATCAATACGTAGACGTGCTATGGAATTaagtttttcattaataaatacaagtaATATACGTAATATGattaaagaattattattatttttagaaaaagcTGATCCTGAATTTAAAGCACAATGTAGCTCAAATATTGTTATGTCTGCTGAAAGATATTCACCAACAAAACGTTGGCATTTAGAAACATTATTTAAAGTACTTGTTGCTGCTGGTAATTATGTTAGAGATGATGTTGTTGCATGTACAATACAACTTATATCAGAAACACAAGCACAACAATCATATGCTGTTTATGCATTATGGCAAGCACTTGAAAATGATACATTTGATAAACAACCATTAACACAAGTTGCAACATGGTGTATTGGTGAATAtggtgatttattattatatggtaCACCACCAGATGACATTGATAAAAGACCAATTAATTTAACTGAAGATGATGTTATTgatgtttatcaaaaattattatggagTACACAAAATACTATTGTTACTAAACAATATACTTTGCTATCATTAACCAAATTAAGTACAAGATTTCAACAAGGCAATGA ttcatcaaatttttacagaaaaatacgtcaaataattgatacatttggaagtaatttaaatattgaattacaaCAACGTGGAACTGaattttcacaattatttcgtaaatatgataatttaagaTCAGCATTATTAGAAAGAATGCCACCAATGGAAACAGCTAAACCACAAGCAAATGGTATTATTGGAATGATAAATGGTGATCAAGATAATAACATTGAAGATGATAAACAACCACAAATTGAATcacaaccacaacaacaacaattaccaAATACAAATGCATTATTAGATTTACTTGGTACAACTGATttaaatacatcaacaacatctacaataataaataataatagtaatattataaatacatcaaATAGTAATGATTTACTTGATTTATTGGGTGGTCTTGATCTTGGtataacaaatgataataataatactggaCAAATTCAAACACcacaattatttcaatcaaCTGGTAATAATCAATTGGATGGTttgttaaatacaaatattattaaaaatgaatcaataaataatatgactGTACTTGACAAGTCtggattaaaaataacatttagaCTTGAAAAACCAGCTGAAACACCAAATACATTGGAAGTCAATATGTTGGcagttaatttaaatgatataacattaactgattttttatttcaagctGCTGTTCCAAGA aTATTTCAATTACAAGTATTGCCACCTTCGAGCAATATTATATTACCATCTGGACAAGTAACACAAGTActaaaagtatcaaatttatcaaatatatctGCATTAAGAATGCGTTTACGTATATCATATAATGGTGATTCTGGTCCAGTTCTTGAACAAACTgaagttaataattttccaaatattgacTCTCAGTga
- the LOC122848951 gene encoding AP-1 complex subunit gamma-1 isoform X4: protein MWAYDTEDWSVLPPELNRRFNPAFNMASIKQAFNEAVERVRMPAPTRLRDVIRQIRAARTAHEERTVVNKECAYIRSTFREEDSVWRCRNIAKLLYIHMLGYPAHFGQLECLKLIASPRFTDKRIGYLGAMLLLDERQDVHLLITNCLKNDLNSSTQFVIGLALCTLGAIASPGMARDLAAEVERLMKSPNAYIRKKAALCAFRIIKRVPELMEMFLPATRSLLTEKNHGVLITGVTLITEMCENSVDTLNHFKKIVPNLVRILKNLILAGYSPEHDVSGVSDPFLQVKILRLLRILGKNDIESSEAMNDILAQVATNTETSKNVGNTILYETVLSIMDIKSESGLRVLAINILGRFLLNNDKNIRYVALNTLLKTVFIDTSAVQRHRSTILECLKDPDVSIRRRAMELSFSLINTSNIRNMIKELLLFLEKADPEFKAQCSSNIVMSAERYSPTKRWHLETLFKVLVAAGNYVRDDVVACTIQLISETQAQQSYAVYALWQALENDTFDKQPLTQVATWCIGEYGDLLLYGTPPDDIDKRPINLTEDDVIDVYQKLLWSTQNTIVTKQYTLLSLTKLSTRFQQGNEKIRQIIDTFGSNLNIELQQRGTEFSQLFRKYDNLRSALLERMPPMETAKPQANGIIGMINGDQDNNIEDDKQPQIESQPQQQQLPNTNALLDLLGTTDLNTSTTSTIINNNSNIINTSNSNDLLDLLGGLDLGITNDNNNTGQIQTPQLFQSTGNNQLDGLLNTNIIKNESINNMTVLDKSGLKITFRLEKPAETPNTLEVNMLAVNLNDITLTDFLFQAAVPRIFQLQVLPPSSNIILPSGQVTQVLKVSNLSNISALRMRLRISYNGDSGPVLEQTEVNNFPNIDSQ, encoded by the exons gTTTAACCCAGCCTTTAATATGGCCTCCATAAAGCAGGCATTTAATGAAGCTGTTGAACGAG TGAGAATGCCAGCTCCAACAAGATTACGTGATGTTATTCGACAAATACGTGCTGCAAGAACAGCACATGAGGAACGTACTGTTGTCAATAAAGAATGTGCCTATATAAGGTCAACATTTAGAGAAGAAGACAGTGTATGGAGATGCAGaaatattgcaaaattattatacattcaTATGCTTgg ttaTCCAGCTCATTTTGGTCAACTTGAATGTTTAAAGCTAATAGCATCACCAAGATTTACTGATAAACGTATTGGTTATCTTGGTGCAATGTTGTTACTTGATGAACGACAAGAtgtacatttattaataacaaattgtttaaaaaatgatttaaatagtTCAACACAATTTGTAATTGGTCTTGCATTATGTACACTTGGTGCAATAGCATCACCAGGTATGGCACGTGATTTAGCTGCTGAAGTTGAAAGATTAATGAAATCACCAAATGcatatattagaaaaaaagcAGCATTATGTGCATTTCGTATTATAAAACGTGTACCAGAATTAATGGAAATGTTTTTACCAGCAACAAGAAGTTtattaactgaaaaaaatcatGGTGTATTAATAACTGGTGTAACATTAATAACTGAAATGTGTGAAAATAGTGTTGATacattaaatcattttaaaaaaattgtaccaAATTTGGTacgtatattaaaaaatttaatattagctGGTTATTCACCAGAGCATGATGTATCTGGTGTATCTGATCCatttttacaagttaaaaTATTACGTTTATTACGTATACTTggtaaaaatgatattgaatCATCAGAAGCAATGAATGATATATTAGCACAAGTTGCAACAAATACTGAAACAAGTAAAAATGTTGgtaatacaatattatatgAAACAGTATTATCAATAATGGATATTAAATCAGAAAGTGGTTTACGTGTATTAGCAATAAATATACTTGgacgttttttattaaataatgataaaaatatacgtTATGTTGCACTTAATACATTACTTAAAACAGTATTTATTGATACAAGTGCTGTACAAAGACATCGTTCAACAATATTAGAATGTTTAAAAGATCCAGATGTATCAATACGTAGACGTGCTATGGAATTaagtttttcattaataaatacaagtaATATACGTAATATGattaaagaattattattatttttagaaaaagcTGATCCTGAATTTAAAGCACAATGTAGCTCAAATATTGTTATGTCTGCTGAAAGATATTCACCAACAAAACGTTGGCATTTAGAAACATTATTTAAAGTACTTGTTGCTGCTGGTAATTATGTTAGAGATGATGTTGTTGCATGTACAATACAACTTATATCAGAAACACAAGCACAACAATCATATGCTGTTTATGCATTATGGCAAGCACTTGAAAATGATACATTTGATAAACAACCATTAACACAAGTTGCAACATGGTGTATTGGTGAATAtggtgatttattattatatggtaCACCACCAGATGACATTGATAAAAGACCAATTAATTTAACTGAAGATGATGTTATTgatgtttatcaaaaattattatggagTACACAAAATACTATTGTTACTAAACAATATACTTTGCTATCATTAACCAAATTAAGTACAAGATTTCAACAAGGCAATGA aaaaatacgtcaaataattgatacatttggaagtaatttaaatattgaattacaaCAACGTGGAACTGaattttcacaattatttcgtaaatatgataatttaagaTCAGCATTATTAGAAAGAATGCCACCAATGGAAACAGCTAAACCACAAGCAAATGGTATTATTGGAATGATAAATGGTGATCAAGATAATAACATTGAAGATGATAAACAACCACAAATTGAATcacaaccacaacaacaacaattaccaAATACAAATGCATTATTAGATTTACTTGGTACAACTGATttaaatacatcaacaacatctacaataataaataataatagtaatattataaatacatcaaATAGTAATGATTTACTTGATTTATTGGGTGGTCTTGATCTTGGtataacaaatgataataataatactggaCAAATTCAAACACcacaattatttcaatcaaCTGGTAATAATCAATTGGATGGTttgttaaatacaaatattattaaaaatgaatcaataaataatatgactGTACTTGACAAGTCtggattaaaaataacatttagaCTTGAAAAACCAGCTGAAACACCAAATACATTGGAAGTCAATATGTTGGcagttaatttaaatgatataacattaactgattttttatttcaagctGCTGTTCCAAGA aTATTTCAATTACAAGTATTGCCACCTTCGAGCAATATTATATTACCATCTGGACAAGTAACACAAGTActaaaagtatcaaatttatcaaatatatctGCATTAAGAATGCGTTTACGTATATCATATAATGGTGATTCTGGTCCAGTTCTTGAACAAACTgaagttaataattttccaaatattgacTCTCAGTga